The following coding sequences are from one Cygnus atratus isolate AKBS03 ecotype Queensland, Australia chromosome 15, CAtr_DNAZoo_HiC_assembly, whole genome shotgun sequence window:
- the MSLN gene encoding mesothelin: protein MGTLKTSAEMLPLLPRLGFLLLVGWLAADTASGETYLCSSSPVNETAVCASVKSLPDRFVCYLSPSAVNNLSRDDALSLAHRITKNCPLNVKHRGINRERAPSFLTTEELQVASSLVSKFEHFTPAILRELGQVAVGLSVSDIENKISDEDLEESLPALGEVRGWNADQSSAIINKLLRSGYQISDGQSLAKLGGLVAGLSSSTLRSLPPEVILEAIKLPEFVQQLVTLPPALKRTFVEMISSSVSHPAELVKHIPDALASYIPKSLLVFEDEKPSIEDLNKKMWTREQAAMFFSDVIKREPDFSRLSQSVLQGYTCAVANEIGTERVQQLAKAMKKKNVQLGEDQLSCLVKMVTLHGIPKDLDSYPKDLLLFLSPSDYAATGSCKQYFASVGKANLDLLQRESPERKQLLLEALACLKISGTQVNEENAEILGHLVCDLGEEYIRSSGGSLLKQLSQCESFLPDQEEAIKSVISSGNTTFGPPSVWSASTLNELGGLMPVFDHSILQRIPKNALVLWLKNFAHDSPLSREQLATIVEEILPSRHKRASGCPDDKKITEAVLNNDLMPIMYTPEELRACLKNVSLENHLSQILTYAFSKEQLAVLKENLDQTYPDGYPDSLLSKLGLFINSATVEEIKRWRITSPNTLAFLLEHLPKDKQATALIERYVALGNPLDATALKAIDRKHLCLLNATLLNMIDSNSLKLVSLNLSSCSQLTKDILYAKAKRAFSDQHYLPSYYTHIEPYLGGAPGVDLRALSKDNVNMKVDTLAKLRRDSLMSLTPAEVKGLLGVNLRDLVKWQNKAPIQEWVRTRKQAELDKLGIGLTGGTQEGYMIVVTPQFQPPSSSALGTVAMAAHLLPALLLSFLTTMALS, encoded by the exons CTCTGCAGAAATGCTGCCCTTGCTCCCACGGCTTGGCTTCCTCCTTTTGGTTG GTTGGCTGGCAGCTGATACAGCTTCTGGTGAGACATACCTG TGCTCCAGCTCCCCTGTCAATG AAACTGCCGTGTGTGCTTCAGTGAAAAG TCTCCCAGACAGATTTGTTTGCTACCTGAGCCCCTCCGCAGTGAACAACCTGAGCAGAGACGATGCTTTAAGCTTGGCCCACAGGATCACTAAGAACTGCCCGTTGAACGTGAAACACAGAGGAATAAATAGAGAGAGAGCTCCCTCCTTCCTGACGACAGAGGAACTGCAG GTTGCATCTTCCTTGGTGAGCAAGTTTGAGCATTTCACTCCTGCAATCCTGCGTGAATTGGGCCAGGTTGCTGTTGGGCTGTCCGTGTCTGATATcgaaaataaaataagtgatGAAGACCTTGAGGAATCTCTTCCTGCCCTGGGTGAAGTTCGTGGCTGGAATGCTGACCAGTCCAGTGCTATTATCAATAAACTGCTCCGCTCTGGCTATCAG ATTTCAGATGGACAGAGCTTGGCAAAGCTAGGGGGCTTGGTGGctggcctcagcagcagcacgctTCGAAGTCTCCCTCCAGAAGTGATCTTGGAAGCCATTAAGTTGCCTGAGTTTGTCCAGCAGTTGGTGACCCTGCCCCCTGCTCTGAAAAGGACATTTGTGGAAATg atttCTTCCAGTGTAAGCCACCCTGCTGAGTTGGTTAAACATATCCCTGATGCTCTGGCTAGTTACATCCCAAAATCATTGCTTGTTTTTGAGGATGAGAAGCCCAGTATTGAAGATCTCAACAAAAAAATGTGGACCCGAGAACAG GCTGCCATGTTTTTCAGTGATGTGATAAAGAGAGAGCCTGACTTCAGCAG GCTTTCTCAGTCAGTTCTCCAAGGCTACACATGCGCAGTTGCCAATGAAATAGGAACAGAAAGAGTTCAGCAGCTGGCCAAAGCCATGAAGAAGAAGAATGTCCAGCTAGGAGAAGACCAG CTGAGTTGCTTAGTGAAGATGGTGACGCTGCATGGGATTCCCAAGGATTTAGATAGCTATCCAAAAGACCTGTTGCTATTTTTAAG TCCTTCAGACTACGCAGCAACAGGAAGCTGTAAGCAGTACTTTGCTAGTGTTGGGAAAGCCAATCTTGATCTTCTGCAAAGAGAGTCGCCTGAGCGAAAACAGCTGCTGTTGGAAGCTTTAGCATGTCTG aaaatttctgGAACACAAGTGAACGAGGAAAATGCAGAGATTCTGGGTCATCTGGTCTGTGACCTGGGTGAAGAATACATTAGAAGTTCTGGTGGGAGTTTGCTGAAGCAGTTAAGCCAGTGTGAATCTTTCCTGCCTGATCAAGAAGAGGCTATTAAGAGTGTGATCAGCAGTGGTAACACTACATTTGG GCCTCCTTCAGTGTGGTCAGCTTCTACCTTGAATGAGCTCGGTGGGTTGATGCCTGTATTTGATCACAGCATCTTGCAGAGGATCCCCAAG aatgcTTTAGTTCTTTGGCTGAAAAACTTTGCACATGATTCGCCTTTGTCAAGGGAACAGCTGGCCACCATTGTTGAAGAAATCCTGCCTTCTAGGCACAAGCGTGCTAGTG gttgcccagatgACAAGAAGATAACAGAGGCAGTTCTTAACAATGACCTGATGCCTATTATGTATACACCTGAAGAGTTACGTGCTTGCCTGAAGAATGTCTCTCtggagaatcacctctctcaGATCCTGACCTATGCCTTCAGTAAAGAGCAATTGGCTGTGCTGAAGGAGAATCTGGATCAG ACATACCCTGATGGGTATCCTGACAGTCTACTCTCCAAACTGGGCCTCTTCATTAATTCTGCCACCGTGGAGGAAATTAAAAGATGGAGGATAACTTCACCTAACACTCTGGCTTTCTTGCTAGAACATCTGCCCAAAGATAAACAG GCTACTGCACTGATTGAACGTTATGTTGCCTTGGGAAATCCCTTGGACGCCACTGCACTGAAAGCAATTGATAGAAAACACTTGTGCCTTCTAAATGCAACTTTGCTGAATATGATAGACTCCAACAGCTTGAA ACTGGTTTCTCTGAATCTTTCATCCTGTTCACAGCTTACGAAAGACATCTTATATGCTAAAGCAAAACGTGCTTTCTCAGACCAGCACTATTTACCTTCTTACTATACGCACATTGAACCATATCTAG GTGGTGCTCCTGGCGTGGATCTCAGAGCCCTAAGCAAGGACAACGTGAACATGAAAGTTGATACTCTGGCAAAGTTAAGAAGAGACTCTTTGATG AGCCTGACGCCTGCTGAAGTTAAGGGCTTGCTGGGGGTAAATCTTCGTGATCTGGTGAAATGGCAGAACAAGGCTCCCATCCAGGAGTGGGTCCGAACACGGAAACAAGCAGAACTGGATAAACTGGGCATTGGGCTCACTGGGGGAACACAAGAAGGCTACATGATCGTCGTCACACCTCAATTTCAGC